A DNA window from Prochlorococcus marinus str. GP2 contains the following coding sequences:
- the radA gene encoding DNA repair protein RadA, whose product MSNKLSTFICQNCGTESSQYFGKCLNCNSWNSIVEEIKSKRSKYQDIKNIKKAIPFNEISSKKISRFTSGFKEFDRVLGGGVVPGSIVLLGGEPGIGKSTIVLQAAGRISLNEKVLYVTAEESLEQVKIRWERLNQKSIDLKIFAETNLSLIIKEIKRLNPSFAIIDSIQAIHNHEMESSPGSVSQVRACSSELQNLAKENNIALLIIGHVTKDGALAGPKTLEHLVDVVINFEGDNISSHRLLRSIKNRFGSTFEIGIFEMLEEGLKEIKNPSSIFTNKENISGVTTTITNEGTRPFAVDIQALVNKTFYSNPRRTTTGISINRLHQILAVIEKHVGIKLSEFDCYVATGGGFEIHDPSSDLGVAISILSSLKNIPPLANSTFIGELGLSGQVRKSNNLRTKIEEAARLGIKNIVVPKIEKDQNNIFENIMNIKEISNIKEAVEYCFSE is encoded by the coding sequence ATGTCTAACAAATTGTCGACTTTTATTTGTCAAAATTGTGGAACTGAAAGCTCTCAATACTTTGGGAAATGCCTTAATTGCAACTCATGGAATTCCATAGTTGAAGAAATTAAAAGCAAGAGATCTAAATATCAAGATATAAAAAATATTAAGAAGGCTATCCCATTTAATGAGATTTCATCTAAAAAAATATCAAGATTTACGAGTGGTTTTAAAGAATTTGATCGAGTTCTTGGAGGTGGGGTAGTTCCTGGATCCATTGTTTTACTTGGAGGGGAGCCTGGTATAGGTAAAAGCACAATAGTTCTTCAAGCAGCAGGAAGAATTTCACTCAATGAGAAAGTTTTATATGTAACTGCGGAAGAATCTTTAGAGCAAGTAAAAATAAGATGGGAAAGATTAAATCAAAAAAGTATTGATTTAAAAATTTTTGCTGAAACCAATTTATCCTTAATTATTAAAGAGATCAAAAGATTAAATCCTAGTTTCGCAATAATTGACAGTATTCAAGCCATTCATAATCATGAGATGGAAAGTTCGCCAGGATCGGTTTCTCAAGTTAGAGCTTGTTCATCAGAATTGCAAAATCTTGCCAAAGAAAATAATATTGCGCTCCTAATAATTGGTCATGTTACCAAAGATGGAGCTTTGGCAGGTCCCAAAACTCTAGAGCATTTAGTTGATGTAGTAATAAACTTTGAAGGAGATAATATTTCCTCACATAGATTACTGAGAAGTATAAAAAATCGATTTGGATCGACTTTTGAAATTGGAATTTTTGAAATGCTTGAAGAGGGCTTAAAAGAGATTAAAAACCCAAGTTCAATATTTACCAATAAAGAAAATATTTCAGGAGTAACAACCACGATAACTAATGAAGGAACCAGACCATTTGCAGTTGATATACAAGCACTGGTAAATAAAACTTTCTACAGTAACCCAAGACGAACTACAACTGGAATTAGCATTAACAGATTACATCAGATTTTAGCTGTTATTGAAAAACACGTAGGTATTAAATTATCTGAATTTGATTGCTATGTAGCTACCGGAGGTGGTTTTGAGATTCATGACCCCTCCTCTGACTTAGGTGTAGCAATATCAATTTTATCAAGTTTGAAGAATATTCCTCCTCTAGCCAATAGTACATTTATTGGGGAATTGGGTTTGAGTGGTCAAGTTAGAAAATCAAATAACCTTAGGACAAAGATAGAAGAGGCTGCAAGATTAGGGATTAAAAATATCGTAGTACCAAAGATAGAGAAAGATCAAAATAATATTTTTGAAAATATAATGAATATCAAAGAGATCTCCAATATCAAAGAGGCAGTTGAATATTGTTTTTCGGAGTAA
- the rpaB gene encoding response regulator transcription factor RpaB codes for MALSSQTKETILVADDEASIRRILETRLSMIGYKVVTASDGKEALKLFKDYEPDLVVLDVMMPKLDGYGVCQELRKDSDVPIVMLTALGDVADRITGLELGADDYVVKPFSPKELEARIRCVLRRIDKEQLPGMPNSGLILVTDIKIDTNRRQVFKSDERIRLTGMEFSLLELLVSRSGEPFSRGEILKEVWGYTPERHVDTRVVDVHISRLRSKLEADPANPELILTARGTGYLFQRIVDIAPFDGK; via the coding sequence ATGGCTCTATCTAGTCAAACTAAAGAAACAATTCTTGTCGCAGATGACGAGGCAAGTATTAGAAGAATTCTGGAGACTCGCCTCTCTATGATTGGCTACAAAGTTGTAACTGCAAGTGATGGTAAAGAAGCACTAAAGTTATTTAAAGATTATGAGCCTGATTTAGTTGTACTTGACGTAATGATGCCAAAGTTAGATGGCTATGGAGTTTGTCAAGAATTAAGGAAAGATTCTGATGTCCCAATTGTTATGTTAACTGCATTAGGAGATGTTGCTGATAGGATAACAGGCTTAGAATTAGGAGCTGATGATTATGTAGTAAAACCATTCAGTCCTAAAGAATTAGAAGCTAGAATTAGGTGCGTTTTAAGAAGAATTGACAAAGAACAACTTCCTGGAATGCCTAATTCAGGATTAATTTTGGTTACTGATATTAAAATTGATACAAACCGAAGACAAGTTTTTAAGAGCGATGAGAGAATTAGATTAACTGGTATGGAATTTAGTCTCTTAGAGCTTTTGGTAAGTAGGTCAGGTGAGCCATTTAGTAGAGGAGAGATTTTGAAAGAGGTTTGGGGATATACACCAGAGAGACATGTAGATACAAGAGTAGTTGATGTTCACATATCAAGATTAAGATCAAAATTAGAGGCTGATCCAGCAAATCCTGAATTGATATTAACAGCAAGAGGAACAGGATATCTTTTTCAAAGGATTGTTGATATTGCTCCTTTTGACGGTAAATAA
- the plsX gene encoding phosphate acyltransferase PlsX, translating into MGKETLHKINKPRAIRRLVIWYKRNSAVTSIVDTAASSAATASNVAGNVVSGAGSVVSTAGNVASNVAGNVAGNVFSSAESVVNTASSVVSNASSLAKNTLQPFVFDPLKRLQNSDNILDKVGDSQSNRIWIAVDGMGGDYAPGPILEGCLEAISRFPINIKFVGNTEKVKNAAEKNGLLEILEKEIENNRLELIDSGDPIGMNEEATAVRKRKNASINVAMDLVRQNKAQAIYSAGNSGAMMASAIFRIGRLKGIDRPAIGALFPTRDQTRPVLVLDVGANTDCKPSYLHQFALLGNIYAQDVLQVKKPRIGLLNIGEEECKGNDLSLKTYELLSAEKSFDFGGNCEGRDVLSGNFDVVVCDGFTGNILLKFLESVGGVLLDILRSELPRGRRGKVGSAFLKSNLLRIKKRLDHAEHGGALLLGVNGICVIGHGSSKSLSVVSALRLAHSAVNHNVMDNLSQLQKLQVLNS; encoded by the coding sequence ATGGGGAAAGAAACTTTACATAAGATTAATAAGCCTAGAGCTATCAGAAGATTAGTAATTTGGTATAAAAGAAACTCGGCAGTAACTTCAATAGTAGATACTGCTGCTAGTTCTGCAGCAACGGCTAGCAATGTTGCTGGTAACGTAGTTTCCGGTGCTGGATCCGTCGTAAGTACAGCTGGTAATGTAGCTAGTAATGTTGCAGGTAATGTTGCAGGAAATGTATTTTCAAGTGCTGAATCTGTTGTAAATACTGCTTCCAGTGTGGTTTCAAATGCCAGTTCGTTAGCTAAGAATACATTGCAGCCATTTGTTTTTGATCCATTAAAAAGATTGCAAAATAGCGATAATATTTTGGATAAGGTGGGAGACTCGCAATCTAATAGAATTTGGATAGCAGTTGATGGTATGGGTGGAGATTATGCGCCTGGGCCAATTCTGGAGGGTTGTCTCGAAGCGATAAGCAGATTTCCTATAAATATAAAGTTTGTTGGCAATACTGAAAAAGTTAAAAATGCAGCAGAAAAAAATGGTCTTTTAGAAATACTTGAAAAAGAAATAGAAAATAATCGTCTTGAATTAATTGATAGTGGAGATCCTATCGGAATGAATGAAGAAGCTACAGCAGTCAGAAAAAGAAAAAATGCAAGTATAAATGTTGCAATGGATTTAGTTAGACAAAATAAAGCACAAGCTATTTATTCAGCTGGCAATTCAGGCGCAATGATGGCTTCTGCCATATTTAGAATTGGTAGATTGAAGGGGATTGATAGACCCGCTATAGGCGCATTATTTCCAACAAGGGATCAAACTCGCCCTGTATTAGTTTTAGATGTTGGTGCAAATACTGACTGTAAACCTTCTTATCTGCATCAGTTTGCACTATTAGGTAATATCTATGCTCAAGATGTTTTGCAAGTTAAAAAGCCAAGAATTGGCCTTTTAAATATTGGGGAAGAAGAATGCAAAGGTAATGATTTATCTTTAAAAACATATGAATTATTATCTGCTGAAAAAAGTTTTGATTTTGGAGGTAATTGTGAAGGTAGGGATGTATTGTCAGGTAATTTTGATGTAGTGGTCTGTGATGGGTTTACCGGTAATATATTATTAAAATTTCTTGAGTCTGTGGGAGGTGTTTTATTAGATATCCTAAGATCCGAGCTTCCAAGAGGTAGGCGGGGAAAAGTTGGTTCAGCCTTTTTGAAAAGTAATCTCCTCAGAATAAAGAAAAGATTAGATCACGCTGAACATGGTGGAGCCTTATTACTTGGAGTAAACGGTATTTGCGTGATTGGGCATGGTAGTAGTAAGTCTTTATCAGTCGTTAGCGCTCTTCGCTTAGCTCACTCCGCAGTAAACCATAACGTTATGGATAATTTAAGTCAACTTCAAAAGCTTCAAGTTTTAAATTCTTAA
- a CDS encoding beta-ketoacyl-ACP synthase III, with protein MEGIKFNQIGVSFKGSGSCVPDQILTNQKISQKVNTSDEWIKSRTGISERRISSLGDNVTEMGCKAALDAVAMANWDIKTVDLIILATSTPHDLFGSAPSIQDKLGAYNAVAFDLTAACSGFLFALITASQFLKGGSFKRAIVVGADQLSSFVDWNDRRSCILFGDGAGALAIEASNEFDNLIGFDMKTDGERGSFLNLPSKNNKDLIFDDIDFLNGGFSPIQMNGQEVYKFAVREVPIILDKLFKRTNFSSQEVDWLLLHQANQRILDSVGDRLKIPREKILSNLEKYGNTSAATIPLMMDEAIRNNRIKQNDIIATSGFGAGLSWGAALIKWG; from the coding sequence TTGGAAGGAATAAAGTTTAATCAGATTGGAGTATCCTTCAAAGGAAGTGGGAGTTGTGTACCCGATCAAATATTAACCAATCAAAAAATTAGTCAAAAGGTAAATACAAGTGATGAATGGATAAAATCTAGAACCGGTATCTCTGAGAGAAGAATTTCTAGCTTAGGAGATAATGTTACTGAGATGGGCTGTAAGGCGGCACTTGATGCTGTTGCGATGGCAAATTGGGATATAAAAACTGTTGATTTGATTATATTAGCTACTTCTACTCCTCATGACTTATTTGGTTCGGCGCCATCTATTCAAGATAAATTAGGGGCATATAATGCCGTAGCTTTTGATTTAACTGCTGCATGTAGTGGTTTTTTATTCGCCTTAATAACAGCCTCACAATTTTTAAAAGGGGGTAGTTTTAAAAGGGCTATAGTTGTCGGCGCAGATCAATTATCAAGCTTTGTTGATTGGAATGATAGAAGAAGTTGTATTCTATTTGGAGATGGTGCAGGTGCATTAGCAATTGAAGCCTCCAATGAATTTGATAATTTAATTGGTTTTGATATGAAAACTGATGGAGAAAGGGGTTCTTTTCTTAATCTTCCATCAAAAAATAATAAGGATTTAATATTTGATGATATTGATTTTTTAAATGGAGGCTTTTCTCCAATTCAGATGAATGGTCAAGAAGTCTATAAATTTGCAGTAAGAGAGGTTCCGATAATTCTTGATAAGTTGTTTAAAAGGACTAACTTTAGTTCTCAGGAAGTTGATTGGCTTTTATTGCATCAAGCTAATCAAAGAATATTGGATTCAGTTGGAGACAGGTTAAAAATTCCTAGAGAAAAAATTCTTAGCAATTTAGAAAAATATGGCAACACTTCAGCAGCCACAATCCCTCTAATGATGGATGAAGCTATTAGAAATAATAGAATTAAACAAAATGATATTATTGCCACAAGTGGATTTGGGGCTGGGTTAAGTTGGGGTGCAGCCCTCATTAAATGGGGTTAA
- the fabD gene encoding ACP S-malonyltransferase, which produces MTVAWVFPGQGSQKKGMAKQVENLPNTKERFSYASEIFERNLFEISGLNSELCNPLNDLNNTINTQICLFLVESILLDALKDNDFKPTYVAGHSLGEITALYCADVFSFEDCVSLIKVRSQLMANAGKGSMAALIGFDRNQLDLLVKKIDDVVIANDNSESQVVLSGSDEALDNLSREISCKRFLKLNVSGAFHSPFMKEPSVKFSEYLKLIEFNNPSFPVISNYNPTVCSDPNELKTRLENQMCNGVRWRETMDLMAKDSDLHFVEIGPSNVLSGLGKRHFKDVKISQVSSSDQITY; this is translated from the coding sequence ATGACAGTTGCATGGGTATTCCCTGGACAGGGTTCGCAAAAAAAAGGAATGGCAAAACAAGTTGAAAATCTGCCTAATACAAAGGAGAGGTTTAGTTATGCTTCTGAGATATTTGAGAGAAATTTATTTGAAATTAGTGGATTAAATTCTGAACTATGTAATCCTCTAAATGATTTAAATAACACGATAAATACGCAAATTTGTCTTTTTTTAGTTGAATCGATTTTATTAGATGCATTAAAGGATAATGATTTCAAACCAACTTATGTTGCTGGGCATAGTTTGGGAGAAATAACTGCACTATATTGTGCAGATGTTTTTTCATTCGAAGATTGTGTTTCGCTTATCAAAGTAAGATCTCAATTAATGGCAAATGCAGGAAAAGGATCGATGGCAGCATTAATTGGTTTTGATAGAAATCAACTTGACTTACTAGTAAAAAAAATTGATGATGTAGTAATTGCTAATGATAATAGCGAGTCCCAAGTTGTTTTATCAGGATCTGATGAGGCTTTAGATAATTTATCGAGAGAAATTTCTTGTAAAAGATTTCTAAAATTAAATGTTTCAGGTGCATTTCATTCACCATTTATGAAAGAGCCTTCAGTAAAATTTTCCGAGTATTTGAAATTGATTGAATTTAATAATCCTTCTTTTCCAGTTATAAGTAATTATAATCCTACAGTTTGTAGCGATCCAAATGAGCTTAAAACGAGATTAGAAAATCAAATGTGTAATGGGGTGAGATGGCGAGAAACTATGGATTTAATGGCGAAAGATAGTGATCTACATTTTGTTGAAATTGGTCCTTCAAATGTACTTAGCGGTTTAGGAAAAAGACATTTTAAGGACGTAAAGATTTCTCAAGTTTCATCTTCTGATCAAATCACTTATTAA
- a CDS encoding lysophospholipid acyltransferase family protein, translated as MKNDIFQKLIYQLVSKLFVFPIYKFVFQGNLKGKENIPQKDCFIMVSNHGSLLDPPLLGHALGRNVSFMAKAELFKIPLLGFVIKSCGAYPVKRGIADKNTIKTACKKLSNNNCIGIFIDGTRQKNGRVNKPKQGAALLAFKNQTLLLPVAIVNSHKLLRFKFCIPFFSKIVIKVGKPVQPPKSSSRDELYSVTTKLQDSINNLIG; from the coding sequence ATGAAAAATGATATTTTTCAAAAATTAATCTATCAATTAGTCAGCAAACTTTTTGTATTTCCTATTTATAAATTTGTATTTCAAGGTAATTTAAAAGGTAAAGAAAATATTCCGCAAAAAGATTGCTTTATAATGGTTTCTAACCATGGTTCTTTATTAGATCCTCCTTTATTAGGGCATGCTCTTGGACGTAATGTATCCTTTATGGCGAAGGCAGAGCTTTTTAAAATCCCTTTATTAGGATTTGTTATCAAGTCTTGTGGCGCATATCCAGTAAAGAGAGGAATTGCTGATAAAAATACCATTAAAACAGCATGTAAAAAATTATCAAATAATAATTGCATTGGAATTTTTATTGATGGTACTCGTCAAAAAAATGGGCGAGTTAATAAACCAAAACAAGGAGCAGCATTATTAGCCTTTAAAAATCAAACATTATTATTGCCTGTCGCGATAGTTAATTCACATAAACTATTAAGATTTAAATTCTGTATTCCTTTCTTTTCAAAAATAGTTATTAAAGTTGGAAAACCTGTGCAGCCTCCAAAAAGCTCATCAAGAGATGAACTTTATTCTGTAACTACAAAACTTCAAGATAGTATTAATAATTTGATTGGTTGA
- a CDS encoding molecular chaperone, with protein MTNKLKPIENYPILVIHSTENSFGFGYRKKNNLESDELFIKKFNNDLCNNLVNDLNKFISKENLQKVKKISVSIGPANFNASRLIVVFARTISQQINCPLDGFSSFEIMAKRIAVKNNIFTNNQSFWIYKKLKRKGFIAGKYEICHNEKTSSDLVIRETVLPKVIKEFESKELFLEANYDDKEDLKELLDLSNKKIMQTTLKSWQKVLPLYPISPIN; from the coding sequence ATGACAAATAAACTCAAACCAATAGAAAATTACCCTATATTAGTGATTCATAGCACAGAAAATTCTTTTGGCTTTGGATATAGAAAAAAAAATAACCTTGAATCAGATGAATTATTTATCAAAAAATTTAATAATGACCTTTGTAACAACTTAGTAAATGATCTTAACAAATTCATTTCAAAAGAAAATTTACAAAAAGTCAAAAAGATATCTGTAAGCATTGGGCCAGCAAATTTTAATGCTTCACGACTTATTGTAGTTTTTGCAAGAACTATCTCCCAACAAATAAATTGTCCTCTAGACGGTTTTAGTTCATTTGAAATAATGGCAAAAAGAATTGCAGTTAAAAACAATATTTTTACCAATAATCAATCATTCTGGATTTACAAAAAATTAAAAAGAAAGGGATTTATTGCAGGTAAATATGAAATTTGTCATAACGAAAAAACCTCTTCGGATTTAGTGATTCGCGAAACCGTTTTACCAAAAGTTATTAAAGAATTTGAGAGTAAAGAACTTTTTTTAGAGGCTAATTATGATGATAAAGAAGATTTAAAGGAACTATTAGATTTATCAAATAAAAAGATAATGCAAACGACTTTAAAATCGTGGCAAAAAGTTTTACCACTTTACCCTATTTCACCGATTAACTAA
- a CDS encoding Ycf34 family protein, with product MCICINCKWVDRCITYHDVEINHDVDHICDVPDFKAKKPFIHVNILKEKNGDYKTEWDVQSCESFVNEFGKWSKCNPGMELPV from the coding sequence ATGTGCATTTGCATCAACTGTAAATGGGTTGATAGATGTATCACATATCATGATGTTGAGATTAATCATGATGTTGATCATATTTGTGATGTACCAGATTTTAAAGCAAAAAAACCATTCATTCATGTCAATATTCTTAAAGAAAAGAATGGCGATTATAAAACTGAATGGGATGTTCAATCTTGTGAAAGCTTTGTAAATGAATTTGGTAAATGGTCTAAGTGTAATCCTGGTATGGAATTACCTGTTTAA
- a CDS encoding CCA tRNA nucleotidyltransferase, which produces MKRPILTDHTLIIDELEKSIKFHHWDSVLAFLPEGSYLVGGYIRDIILGRETEDIDIDIVVPTNAIEIGKKITDSIGSKFIILDKKREVIRIILDHICIDIANQVSSTIEGDLSSRDFSINSIAFLFDKKCLFDPLNGLVDLKLSILRTHSGINLLNDPLRILRCFRFVSELNFKIDLNLITFIKKNKGKLYLVAEERINYEIQKIVNGFHALDAVMLIKKINIFGTDNLYEDSFFLDLEKINYSELNLAEKEQFLPLFFIAQILDETSLKKFKFSKAEITKIKLLRKWHVFLKDKNIAQLNELDRFKLHQELEMFLPSFIFYLPQNLRFNWLKRWRDKEDKLFHPSNLINGDVIKNNLKIKDGPILGDLLQYLSKELAFKRLNNFDEAIYKAKQWIEQNAPKCD; this is translated from the coding sequence ATGAAAAGACCTATTCTCACAGATCATACACTAATAATAGATGAATTAGAAAAAAGTATAAAATTTCATCATTGGGATTCTGTCTTAGCTTTTTTACCTGAAGGATCATATTTGGTTGGCGGTTACATAAGGGATATTATTTTGGGCAGAGAAACTGAAGATATAGACATTGATATTGTAGTGCCGACTAATGCAATTGAAATTGGGAAAAAGATTACAGATAGTATTGGATCAAAATTTATTATTTTAGATAAAAAAAGAGAAGTAATAAGAATTATTCTTGATCATATTTGCATTGATATTGCTAATCAGGTTTCATCAACGATCGAAGGAGATTTGAGTTCTAGGGATTTTTCGATTAATTCAATTGCTTTTTTATTTGATAAGAAGTGTTTGTTTGATCCTTTGAATGGTCTTGTAGATCTAAAGCTTTCTATACTTAGAACTCATTCTGGAATAAATTTACTAAATGATCCTTTACGAATATTAAGATGTTTTCGATTTGTTTCAGAATTGAATTTTAAAATTGACCTTAATTTAATTACTTTTATTAAAAAAAATAAAGGGAAATTATATCTTGTTGCCGAAGAGAGGATTAATTATGAAATACAGAAAATAGTAAATGGGTTTCATGCTCTTGATGCAGTTATGTTGATAAAAAAAATTAATATATTTGGCACTGATAATTTATATGAAGATTCTTTTTTTTTGGATTTAGAAAAAATTAATTATTCAGAACTTAATCTGGCAGAAAAAGAGCAATTTTTACCATTATTTTTTATTGCTCAAATTTTAGATGAAACATCTCTTAAAAAATTTAAATTTAGTAAAGCTGAAATTACAAAAATTAAGTTACTGCGAAAATGGCATGTTTTTTTAAAGGATAAAAATATCGCTCAGCTAAATGAATTAGATAGATTTAAATTACATCAAGAATTAGAGATGTTTCTTCCTTCTTTTATTTTTTATTTACCTCAAAATTTGCGCTTTAATTGGCTAAAGAGGTGGCGTGATAAGGAAGATAAATTATTTCATCCCTCAAATCTAATTAATGGTGATGTAATCAAAAACAATTTGAAAATAAAGGATGGACCTATCTTAGGTGATCTTTTACAGTATCTCTCAAAGGAGCTTGCATTTAAAAGATTGAATAATTTTGATGAAGCTATTTATAAAGCAAAGCAATGGATTGAACAAAATGCGCCAAAATGTGATTAA
- a CDS encoding RNA recognition motif domain-containing protein, with protein sequence MSIRIYIGNLPQGFNPKEFDTLLKSVSDSIRFKAVLDKETKECRGFGFATTNNEENANLLIQKLNGFEFNGSKLRVELSEKKDPASNKRNSGNINKNKKKKDFKKIVHSDAPNLEAPDPRWAGELSKLKDLLANQKTPA encoded by the coding sequence ATGAGTATTCGTATTTACATTGGCAACTTACCACAAGGATTTAATCCAAAAGAATTTGATACACTTTTAAAATCCGTTTCTGATTCGATTAGATTTAAAGCAGTTTTAGATAAGGAAACTAAGGAATGCAGAGGGTTTGGTTTCGCCACAACAAACAATGAAGAGAATGCTAATTTATTAATTCAAAAGTTAAATGGTTTTGAATTTAATGGATCTAAATTAAGAGTAGAATTATCAGAAAAGAAGGATCCTGCTTCGAATAAAAGAAATAGTGGAAATATAAATAAGAACAAGAAGAAGAAAGATTTCAAGAAAATTGTTCATAGTGACGCCCCTAATCTTGAAGCACCTGATCCAAGATGGGCAGGAGAACTATCCAAATTAAAAGATTTATTAGCGAATCAGAAGACTCCTGCTTAA
- a CDS encoding phytoene synthase, with protein sequence MKKSISQLDQAYEICRKETQHWAKTFYLGTLLLPTEKRKAIWAIYVWCRRTDEIMDSEEASTKSQDELSDNLDAWEENTKNVFKGIVKSELDSVLLDTLEKYPQSIKPYLDMIDGQRMDLNKFRYKDFDELKLYCYRVAGTVGLMTQNVMGLDSAYTSAPWSSKPDPSEAAIALGIANQLTNILRDVGEDRHRGRIYLPQEDIENFNYSEEKLLKGEINNQWRALMNFQLTRARDWFHKSEDGIKWLSSDARWPVWASLRLYRGILDSIERLDYDVFNKRAFVKNSVKAFEIPISFLISRIK encoded by the coding sequence TTGAAAAAATCAATTTCTCAACTAGATCAAGCATATGAAATATGCCGTAAAGAAACCCAACATTGGGCTAAAACTTTTTACTTGGGAACTCTTCTTTTACCCACAGAAAAGAGAAAAGCTATTTGGGCTATTTATGTATGGTGTAGAAGAACAGATGAAATCATGGATAGCGAAGAAGCTTCAACTAAATCGCAAGATGAGCTTTCAGATAATTTAGATGCATGGGAAGAAAATACAAAGAATGTATTTAAAGGAATAGTTAAATCTGAATTAGATTCAGTTTTGTTAGATACTCTAGAAAAATATCCACAAAGTATTAAGCCATATTTAGATATGATCGATGGTCAAAGAATGGATCTCAATAAATTTAGATACAAAGATTTTGATGAATTAAAACTCTATTGTTATAGAGTCGCAGGTACTGTTGGTTTAATGACTCAGAATGTTATGGGGTTAGATAGCGCTTATACATCAGCACCATGGAGTTCTAAACCTGACCCCTCTGAAGCAGCTATAGCTTTAGGAATTGCAAATCAACTAACCAATATATTGAGAGATGTCGGAGAAGATAGGCACAGAGGGAGAATTTATCTCCCACAAGAGGATATTGAAAATTTTAATTATTCTGAAGAAAAACTATTAAAAGGCGAAATTAACAATCAGTGGAGAGCTCTGATGAACTTTCAATTAACAAGAGCCCGCGATTGGTTCCACAAGTCAGAAGATGGAATTAAGTGGTTATCTTCTGACGCAAGGTGGCCAGTTTGGGCATCTTTGCGTCTATATAGAGGGATTTTAGATTCTATTGAAAGGCTAGATTATGATGTTTTTAATAAAAGAGCTTTTGTTAAGAATTCAGTAAAAGCTTTTGAGATCCCAATATCTTTTTTAATTTCTAGAATCAAATAA